Proteins encoded by one window of Aspergillus puulaauensis MK2 DNA, chromosome 4, nearly complete sequence:
- the AIM22 gene encoding putative lipoate--protein ligase (BUSCO:EOG09263HE6;~COG:H;~EggNog:ENOG410PKCK;~InterPro:IPR004143,IPR004562;~PFAM:PF03099;~go_process: GO:0006464 - cellular protein modification process [Evidence IEA];~go_process: GO:0009249 - protein lipoylation [Evidence IEA]) has translation MLLFPRASCLRASQCKRNSGSLFVRFNSAYASDHFAQLASRPTSVHQIYQSLSTDPYVNLSIEHFLLQHAPPESSILFLYINKPCVVIGRNQNPWLETNLRKLHNDRESTDNINDDAVFVRRRSGGGAVFHDTGNLNYSVISPRTTFTRDKHAEMMVRALHRVGAVNTRVNDRHDIVMSTDQVRKISGSAFKLTRFRALHHGTCLLDSPNIDILGSFLRSPAREYIKAKGVESVRSPVANVSSSMSDAPAQFSIQAVIASVMEEFAQLYQASPDAVRRAQRAHAAEPELYAGENWVAGAVGDYEADTVPEIKKGLDELRSLEWKYTQTPQFTFSTYPIEEDPRERSALPPSLPSSTRVFLRFKHGSIIESCISTSDDPSLAAEQASRVHEALNGRNLHELRLSHWTDILLSRLSADEEPDKVRELASFIASQFGCS, from the exons ATGCTCCTGTTCCCTCGAGCCTCATGTTTGAGAGCTTCCCAATGTAAGAGGAACTCTGGCAGCCTCTTTGTCCGGTTCAATTCCGCTTATGCCTCCGACCACTTCGCTCAACTCGCGTCTCGCCCGACCTCCGTACATCAGATCTATCAATCGCTTTCGACCGACCCTTACGTGAACCTTTCAATTGAACATTTTCTGCTGCAACATGCGCCGCCCGAATCAAGCATTCTTTTCCTATACATAAATAAGCCGTGCGTCGTAATTGGCCGGAACCAGAACCCTTGGCTTGAGACCAACCTCCGGAAGCTCCATAACGATCGCGAGAGCACTGACAACATCAATGACGATGCGGTTTTTGTACGGCGGCGTTCAGGTGGTGGTGCCGTCTTCCACGATACCGGAAATTTGAACTACAGCGTTATCTCTCCTCGAACGACCTTTACACGGGACAAACATGCGGAGATGATGGTGCGGGCATTGCACCGCGTTGGAGCGGTTAACACGAGAGTTAATGATCGTCACGATATTGTCATGTCAACGGATCAGGTGCGGAAGATCTCTGGGTCAGCATTTAAGCTGACAAGATTCCGCGCCTTGCACCACGGGACGTGTCTGCTGGATTCACCAAACATTGATATCCTTGGGTCCTTTCTCCGGTCTCCCGCGAGAGAGTATATCAAAGCAAAAGGTGTTGAGAGTGTCCGATCTCCAGTGGCTAATGTATCTTCTTCAATGAGTGATGCTCCCGCCCAATTCTCCATCCAGGCGGTTATCGCTAGTgtgatggaggagtttgCGCAGCTCTATCAGGCTAGCCCAGATGCGGTTCGCCGAGCTCAGCGAGCTCACGCCGCTGAGCCTGAACTGTACGCTGGAGAAAACTGGGTAGCTGGGGCGGTGGGTGATTACGAAGCTGATACGGTGCCTGAGATTAAGAAAGGCCTAGATGAGCTCAGG TCTTTGGAATGGAAATACACACAAACTCCGCAGTTTACGTTCTCTACATACCCAATTGAGGAAGATCCCCGTGAACGATCAGCACTCCcgccttctcttccctcttcG ACACGCGTATTCTTACGTTTCAAACATGGATCTATCATCGAAAGCTGTATATCTACCTCTGATGACCCATCGCTTGCTGCAGAGCAGGCCAGCCGTGTGCACGAAGCCCTAAATGGGCGGAACCTACATGAGTTGCGTTTATCACACTGGACAGATATCCTACTCAGCCGGTTATCCGCAGACGAAGAACCGGATAAGGTACGTGAACTTGCGAGTTTCATTGCCAGCCAATTCGGCTGTTCATAG
- the ARO2 gene encoding bifunctional chorismate synthase/riboflavin reductase [NAD(P)H] ARO2 (BUSCO:EOG09262DUV;~COG:E;~EggNog:ENOG410PGTR;~InterPro:IPR020541,IPR000453,IPR035904;~PFAM:PF01264;~go_function: GO:0004107 - chorismate synthase activity [Evidence IEA];~go_process: GO:0009073 - aromatic amino acid family biosynthetic process [Evidence IEA]) encodes MSTWGDYFRVTTYGESHCRSVGCIVDGCPPGMELTEDDIQPQMTRRRPGQSALTTPRNEKDRVEIQSGTEFGVTLGTPIGMVVRNEDQRPKDYGNKTMDMYPRPSHADFTYLEKYGVKASSGGGRSSARETIGRVAAGAIAEKYLRLSHGVEIIAFVSSVGNEHLFPATAEHPTPSTNPEFLDLIEKIDRKTVDAFVPTRCPSEDAAARMTKVIEHFRDNSDSIGGTVTCVIRNVPVGLGEPCFDKLEAELAHAMLSIPATKGFEIGSGFGGCEVPGSIHNDPFVASEVQTQLGPESTTQQRLTTKTNNSGGIQGGISNGASIYFRVAFKPPATIGQAQQTATYDLGDGVLEAKGRHDPCVVPRAVPIVEAMSALVVMDSLMAQYARESAKSLLPPLPKTIPTRPTTGTN; translated from the exons ATGTCAACGTGGGGTGACTACTTCCGAGTCACCAC TTATGGTGAATCCCACTGCCGCTCCGTCGGTTGTATTGTCGATGGATGCCCCCCGGGCATGGAGCTCACCGAGGATGATATTCAACCCCAAATGACCCGCCGACGCCCCGGCCAGAGCGCCCTGACCACCCCGCGCAACGAGAAAGACCGTGTTGAGATTCAATCAGGAACCGAGTTTGGTGTCACCTTAGGCACTCCAATTGGCATGGTTGTGCGCAATGAGGACCAGCGCCCCAAGGACTATGGCAACAAGACTATGGACATGTACCCTCGCCCCAGTCATGCGGATTTCACCTATCTCGAGAAGTATGGCGTCAAGGCTagcagtggtggtggacgaAGTAGTGCCCGAGAGACAATTG GCCGTGTCGCCGCCGGAGCCATCGCCGAAAAATACCTGCGCCTTTCGCACGGCGTCGAAATCATCGCGTTCGTCTCCTCCGTTGGCAACGAGCACCTCTTCCCCGCCACGGCCGAGCACCCTACCCCATCAACCAACCCAGAGTTTCTCGACCTTATCGAGAAGATCGACCGCAAGACCGTCGACGCCTTTGTCCCCACCCGCTGTCCGAGCGAAGATGCGGCCGCGCGCATGACCAAAGTCATCGAACACTTTCGTGACAACAGCGATAGCATCGGCGGCACAGTAACCTGCGTGATCCGCAACGTCCCCGTCGGCCTCGGCGAGCCCTGCTTCGACAAACTTGAGGCCGAGCTCGCACATGCCATGCTCAGCATCCCCGCCACAAAGGGATTCGAAATCGGCTCTGGCTTCGGCGGCTGCGAAGTCCCCGGCTCAATCCACAATGACCCCTTTGTTGCCTCCGAAGTCCAGACCCAGCTTGGCCCCGAGAGCACGACGCAACAGCGCCTCACAACGAAGACCAACAACTCCGGTGGTATCCAGGGTGGTATCTCCAACGGTGCCTCCATCTACTTCCGCGTTGCATTCAAACCACCTGCCACAATCGGCCAGGCCCAGCAAACAGCCACCTACGATTTAGGTGATGGTGTCCTGGAAGCCAAGGGCCGCCACGACCCCTGCGTTGTGCCTCGTGCTGTACCCATCGTCGAAGCCATGTCCGCACTCGTCGTCATGGACTCCTTGATGGCCCAGTATGCGCGTGAAAGCGCAAAGTCTCTCCTTCCGCCGTTGCCCAAGACAATCCCCACTCGCCCTACAACAGGGACGAACTAA
- a CDS encoding glycoside hydrolase family 154 protein (CAZy:GH154;~COG:S;~EggNog:ENOG410PIVN;~InterPro:IPR016624;~PFAM:PF10022), with amino-acid sequence MSAHANGKTPTQRFSQSSFRTRGDLQDACKALLDPLVPRFTPRGSRVKIGSSTTRFDEGGAQIEGFARPLWGLAALLGGNCDYAAASRWRDGFIEGTDPESPEYWGNIEDMDQRMVEMCPIGFTLAVAPHVFWDPLTTKQKENVAKWLASINEREMPNTNWLWFRVFANLGLRRNGAPYSLPRIEADMDHLDTFHVGGGWSNDGPKSHHQMDYYSGSFAIQFLQLLYSKLAGDFDQPRAERYRERAKEFALDFVYYFDPDGRSIPFGRSMTYRFAMVGFWGALAFADVTPPAPLSWGAVKGLLLRHFRWWATQEDMFNSDGTLNLGYSYANMFLTENYNSPGSPYWCCLSFVPLVLPHSHPFWAAEEEEYPTSLSAVAVLKYPKHIIVHQGGHTFLLSSGQACHYPVRAIQAKYGKFAYSASFGYSVPTGGYQLEQHAPDSMLALSDDGGDIWQTRRVVENARIEYREKVPVLISDWRPWSDVEVETFLIPPVEGSQNWHIRAHRIRTGRNLQTSEGAFAIYGCQSNNGRILKPFADSSNSSSEGTSAEAQNALTVSSAGAVGIVELQSTTDRAGRIVLADPNSNLLHGRTLLPSLGADLKPDTHAWFVSAVFALPAHGNGENWKDIWTDKWNKRPVIPGWLKELVKG; translated from the exons ATGTCTGCTCATGCCAACGGGAAAACCCCAACGCAACGTTTCAGTCAGTCGTCTTTCCGTACCCGTGGTGACCTTCAAGATGCCTGCAAGGCGCTCCTTGACCCTCTGGTACCCCGCTTCACTCCTCGGGGTAGTCGCGTAAAGATTGGGTCCTCGACTACTCGGTTTGATGAAGGCGGTGCACAGATTGAGGGCTTTGCGCGCCCATTATGGGGTTTAGCTGCTTTGCTTGGCGGTAATTGCGACTATGCGGCTGCCTCCCGTTGGCGCGACGGCTTCATAGAGGGAACAGATCCAGAAAGCCCAGAATACTGGGGAAATATTGAAGATATGGACCAGAGGATGGTGGAAATGTGCCCTATTGGCTTTACCCTGGCGGTTGCGCCGCACGTTTTCTGGGATCCATTGACCACCAAACAGAAGGAGAATGTCGCAAAGTGGCTTGCAAGTATCAATGAACGTGAAATGCCAAATACAAATTG GCTGTGGTTCCGAGTCTTTGCGAATCTGGGCCTGCGACGGAACGGAGCACCATATTCTCTTCCACGCATCGAGGCTGATATGGATCACTTGGACACCTTCCACGTGGGTGGAGGTTGGAGCAACGATGGGCCCAAGAGCCATCACCAGATGGACTATTACTCGGGCTCGTTCGCGATCCAGTTCTTGCAGCTGCTCTATTCCAAGCTGGCTGGAGACTTCGACCAACCCCGAGCAGAACGATACCGAGAACGCGCTAAAGAGTTTGCACTGGATTTTGTGTATTACTTCGACCCTGATGGGCGATCAATTCCTTTTGGACGATCCATGACATACCGCTTTGCGATGGTTGGATTCTGGGGTGCCCTAGCTTTTGCGGATGTCACTCCCCCTGCGCCACTCAGTTGGGGTGCTGTGAAAGGTCTTTTACTTCGGCATTTCCGTTGGTGGGCCACACAAGAGGATATGTTCAATAGTGATGGGACGTTGAACCTAGGGTACTCTTACGCTAATATGTTCCTAACCGAGAACTACAACTCCCCAGGCTCGCCGTACTGGTGTTGCCTGTCGTTTGTCCCACTTGTCCTACCCCATTCGCATCCCTTTTGGGCcgctgaagaggaggaatatcCGACGTCGCTTTCAGCGGTAGCGGTTCTCAAGTACCCAAAACATATCATTGTTCACCAAGGTGGACACActtttcttctctcatcAGGGCAGGCTTGCCATTATCCGGTTAGAGCGATCCAGGCTAAGTACGGCAAGTTTGCATACAGTGCCTCTTTTGGATACTCCGTACCAACTGGCGGCTACCAGCTGGAACAACATGCCCCTGATAGTATGCTGGCACTTTccgatgatggtggtgatatCTGGCAAACACGGCGGGTTGTGGAAAACGCACGTATCGAATACCGAGAGAAAGTGCCGGTTCTGATCTCAGactggaggccatggtccgACGTCGAAGTTGAGACATTCCTGATACCACCTGTCGAGGGAAGCCAGAACTGGCATATCCGTGCTCACCGTATTCGTACGGGTCGGAACCTCCAGACATCAGAAGGAGCGTTCGCGATCTACGGGTGCCAGAGTAACAATGGCCGCATTCTGAAGCCTTTCGCTGACTCTTCAAATTCGTCGTCTGAGGGAACTTCAGCAGAGGCCCAAAATGCACTTACCGTTTCCTCAGCTGGCGCTGTAGGTATTGTGGAGTTGCAATCAACGACAGATCGTGCAGGAAGAATCGTCCTGGCAGACCCAAACTCCAATCTTCTTCACGGCCGCACTCTACTGCCGTCTCTGGGCGCTGACCTGAAGCCAGACACGCACGCCTGGTTCGTGAGCGCAGTATTTGCTTTGCCAGCACATGGAAATGGCGAGAATTGGAAAGATATTTGGACTGATAAATGGAATAAGCGGCCGGTTATCCCAGGATGGTTGAAGGAACTGGTGAAAGGTTGA
- a CDS encoding uncharacterized protein (COG:S;~EggNog:ENOG410PFJY;~InterPro:IPR015915,IPR011043;~TransMembrane:1 (n19-30c35/36o458-480i);~go_function: GO:0005515 - protein binding [Evidence IEA]) — translation MDGRFDRRSRMHRAVGTNLVLMLLCVLPFVGHAFAQLPYTPSSLLYASQRNGSFAYLLRATEGRTEFISIDVSEKVNTRDSPYKVLLEGTPFNNEDEASAYVPVIDQNGVIKVYAGECRDPESAPLLWTFKSDPGSSTGNGTWDNFSAHASDGQASSVATGPNFLSAGFAYSVSNTTESSFFAFAGMCPDQSDSSDSWTSAANYSQTLTVLDPCDEDHCYEISITGDRAPPIPEAGFTITPLQATTAYVDDELRQQQDFLLIGGHTQKAFINMSELAIFSAPQNSWSFVTVESEIEWSRTDLAVRDTAVIEPRSGHTAVFSPDGSKVIVFGGWVGNTSVAAKPQLAVLEIGGGFVGTGEWSWTVPSVDGGPEDLGVYGHGATMLPGGIMMIAGGYEISQRSKRTGSGPKANSQIYLYDTASGAWTSSYENPYFSPSPEASDGSSSSSSSSSSSRKTGLGVGIGLGVPVAAALGVLFFFFWRRHGMRRSRDNEIRKLALGAQRAHFWGRGDSEMASSVRNPSSRDSFNSDYPWRGNNPRSTGKRPNWNDNGDAAAERTGLLGDIHVPKKLNRPVLNAGVYRPPYDEHSRGDTAGIIHSIDEREEDEADDAEIIQARDTTNSLSGQGFVTARNTQIDDLRPPGAESTSEVGMSRSRSLSPDKDERNLSGLSDSAGSENSAKPAATFKNSLPASHTNKAFLFDKHAVSSHHSRDAIRSQGSSTSTNSSSEKRYSSESYSTAHSTLSQRQAEGEYLLSDPDKHDSPSLGGLFSSKPPSPIKPKASEWIGGIRRVLSVSRRRAPTNEGSGTISRASGIDGGDPIIGAHTVDSKFPRRSVSASAELFRRKQGAKDWGVGNRLSQDMSFQSARATRDDFGLDGHVDLGDEEWDVEGAAEGRRVQVTFTVPKEKLRVVNASAGDFDDLSVASVSRSNSSS, via the coding sequence ATGGATGGTCGTTTCGATCGAAGATCCCGAATGCACAGGGCAGTCGGTACCAACCTGGTGCTGATGCTCCTTTGCGTCCTACCGTTTGTCGGCCATGCCTTTGCACAACTCCCATATACGCCTTCGAGTCTTCTATACGCTTCACAGCGCAACGGATCCTTCGCATACCTCCTACGAGCGACGGAAGGTAGGACGGAGTTCATCTCAATAGATGTGTCTGAAAAAGTCAACACGCGCGACTCGCCATATAAAGTACTGCTCGAAGGGACTCCATTCAACAACGAGGACGAAGCATCCGCGTACGTCCCAGTCATTGATCAGAATGGTGTAATAAAGGTATATGCGGGTGAATGTCGAGACCCAGAGAGCGCGCCTCTGCTGTGGACTTTCAAATCCGATCCCGGGAGCTCAACAGGTAATGGAACCTGGGATAACTTCTCCGCCCATGCGTCAGACGGGCAGGCAAGTTCTGTTGCCACCGGCCCAAACTTTCTGTCTGCTGGGTTCGCATATTCTGTTTCAAATACGACTGAAAGctccttctttgcttttgccGGAATGTGCCCAGACCAGAGTGACAGTAGCGATTCTTGGACATCTGCCGCAAACTATTCCCAAACGCTGACGGTCTTGGATCCTTGTGATGAAGACCACTGTTACGAGATATCGATTACCGGGGATAGAGCGCCTCCTATTCCGGAGGCGGGGTTCACCATTACTCCTCTTCAGGCCACAACCGCGTACGTCGATGATGAGCTCCGACAACAGCAGGATTTCCTCCTCATTGGGGGACATACACAAAAGGCGTTCATCAACATGTCTGAACTGGCTATATTCTCTGCGCCACAAAACAGCTGGAGCTTTGTCACTGTGGAATCCGAGATAGAGTGGTCGAGAACTGATCTCGCCGTCCGCGATACTGCTGTGATTGAACCTCGATCCGGCCATACCGCGGTTTTTTCACCGGACGGAAGCAAGGTGATCGTATTTGGGGGCTGGGTGGGAAACACGAGCGTGGCTGCCAAACCTCAACTGGCCGTTCTAGAGATTGGAGGGGGGTTTGTAGGAACTGGTGAATGGTCGTGGACTGTGCCATCTGTGGACGGAGGTCCTGAAGACCTTGGTGTTTACGGACATGGTGCTACAATGCTCCCGGGAGGAATTATGATGATCGCCGGCGGATACGAAATCTCACAACGATCCAAAAGAACCGGCTCTGGACCGAAAGCCAACTCGCAGATTTACCTGTATGACACTGCCTCTGGAGCATGGACTTCTTCATATGAAAATCCGTATTTCAGCCCATCTCCCGAAGCCTCCGAtggatcatcttcatcaagttcaagctcctcttcctctcgaaAAACTGGCCTGGGAGTTGGCATAGGTCTGGGTGTCCCAGTAGCTGCCGCACTCGGAgtgctctttttctttttctggcgACGACACGGAATGCGCCGAAGCCGCGATAATGAGATCCGCAAGCTAGCTCTGGGGGCGCAGAGAGCCCACTtttgggggaggggagaCTCGGAGATGGCCAGTAGTGTTCGAAATCCCTCAAGCAGGGATTCGTTCAACAGCGACTATCCTTGGAGGGGGAACAACCCGCGAAGCACTGGGAAGAGACCCAATTGGAACGACAATGGCGATGCAGCTGCGGAGAGAACTGGGCTGCTAGGGGATATTCACGTACCTAAAAAGCTCAACCGACCCGTCCTAAATGCTGGTGTTTACCGGCCCCCATATGACGAGCATAGCCGAGGCGATACTGCTGGCATTATCCATTCTATCGAcgagcgcgaggaggatgaagctgatgaTGCAGAAATAATCCAGGCGCGCGATACCACCAATTCACTGTCAGGGCAAGGATTTGTCACAGCTCGAAACACCCAGATTGACGATTTACGACCCCCCGGCGCTGAATCCACATCAGAGGTTGGTATGAGCAGGAGTAGAAGCTTATCACCAGATAAAGATGAGCGGAATTTATCCGGCCTTTCTGATTCCGCAGGGTCAGAAAATTCAGCGAAGCCAGCCGCGACCTTCAAAAACAGCTTACCAGCTTCGCATACCAACAAAGCCTTTTTGTTCGATAAACATGCCGTTTCATCTCATCATAGCAGAGACGCTATTCGCAGCCAGGGTAgctcaacatcaacaaactCGTCGTCCGAAAAGCGCTATTCATCTGAATCCTATTCAACTGCTCACTCAACGCTATCACAACGTCAAGCGGAGGGTGAATATTTGCTTTCAGACCCAGATAAACATGATTCGCCCTCATTAGGAGGTCTGTTTAGCAGTAAACCACCATCGCCAATCAAGCCGAAGGCCTCTGAGTGGATTGGGGGTATCCGGCGAGTGCTGTCTGTATCACGGAGGCGAGCACCCACTAACGAAGGTTCCGGTACTATCTCTCGGGCTTCCGGGATTGACGGTGGTGATCCTATCATTGGAGCCCACACAGTTGATTCCAAATTCCCTCGGAGATCTGTGAGCGCGTCGGCTGAGCTGTTCAGACGTAAGCAAGGTGCCAAAGACTGGGGCGTGGGTAACAGACTCTCGCAAGACATGAGCTTCCAATCCGCTCGCGCTACCCGCGATGACTTTGGACTGGATGGGCATGTAGACCTTGGCGACGAGGAGTGGGATGTTGAGGGTGCTGCTGAGGGCCGACGGGTGCAAGTAACATTTACGGTACCAAAGGAGAAGTTGCGGGTTGTGAATGCTTCAGCCGGTGATTTTGATGACCTCTCAGTGGCCTCGGTCAGCCGAAGTAACAGCTCATCATAG
- a CDS encoding sugar porter family MFS transporter (COG:G;~EggNog:ENOG410PJ3N;~InterPro:IPR005829,IPR005828,IPR003663,IPR036259, IPR020846;~PFAM:PF00083,PF07690;~TransMembrane:12 (i26-53o73-96i103-122o128-151i163-183o195-216i289-311o331-349i358-378o390-416i428-448o460-481i);~go_component: GO:0016020 - membrane [Evidence IEA];~go_component: GO:0016021 - integral component of membrane [Evidence IEA];~go_function: GO:0022857 - transmembrane transporter activity [Evidence IEA];~go_process: GO:0055085 - transmembrane transport [Evidence IEA]), producing MSFLLKKLVHNEAMKTDPHEIYGWRVYALACSACFGGMLFGMETGIIGGVLTMKPFQDKYGLDPDNAEAEANLSANIVSTLQAGCFFGALAASWVADKYGRKLGLIAASFVAILGVIMQVAASGHLEAMYIGRLLCGIGVGFASMVNPLYVSENAPRAIRGGLTGLYQLFITMGIMLAFWINYGSLLHINGTAQYLVPLAMQALPAILLLIGMLLCNESPRWLAKQDRWEEARATLSSVRNLPANHPYVENEFQDIVRQLEFERQLIGGSGFVDLLKEMWLIAGNRKRAIISIWLMIMQQLTGTNAINYYAPQIFDNLGIKGSANGLFATGVYGIVKVLGCACFLVFVADSLGRRRSLLWTSIAQGLTMLYIGLYVRIAPPVEGEPVIPAGYVALVCIFLFAAAFQFGWGPVCWIYVSEIPTTRLRSLNVSFAAATQWLFNFVVARAVPNMLTTVGANGYGTYIIFACFCFSMFVFVWFFIPETKGLSLEKMDELFGIAQPEPKENPDDNAVKKPEEVHIERAV from the exons ATGTCGTTTCTTCTCAAGAAACTCGTCCATAATGAGGCGATGAAAACCGACCCCCACGAGATTTACGGATGGCGGGTATACGCGTTAGCTTGTTCG GCATGTTTTGGAGGCATGTTGTTCGGTATGGAGACTGGTATCATCGGCGGTGTCCTGACCATGAAACCCTTTCAAGA CAAATACGGGCTGGATCCCGATAATGCAGAAGCAGAGGCGAACCTCTCCGCGAATATCGTGTCTACACTACAAGCAGGATGTTTCTTTGGTGCCTTGGCAGCATCCTGGGTAGCTGATAAATACGGGAGAAAGTTAGGCCTAATCGCTGCATCTTTCGTCGCCATACTCGGGGTGATCATGCAAGTTGCAGCGAGTGGTCACCTGGAAGCTATGTATATCGGGCG CCTGCTCTGTGGGATTGGTGTTGGCTTCGCGTCCATGGTCAACCCTCTTTACGTCTCCGAGAACGCCCCACGAGCCATCCGCGGTGGCCTCACAGGTCTATATCAGCTCTTCATTACCATGGGAATTATGCTTGCCTTTTGGATCAACTACGGCTCCCTTCTCCACATCAACGGTACAGCCCAATACCTTGTCCCACTAGCTATGCAAGCCCTTCCCGcaattcttcttctcatcggGATGCTCCTCTGCAACGAGTCTCCACGGTGGCTCGCCAAACAAGACCGCTGGGAAGAGGCGCGCGCAACCCTCTCCAGTGTCCGCAACCTTCCAGCGAACCACCCTTACGTCGAGAACGAATTCCAAGACATCGTCCGTCAACTAGAGTTCGAACGTCAGCTCATCGGTGGCTCTGGATTTGTTGATCTCCTAAAGGAAATGTGGCTGATCGCCGGTAACCGCAAACGAGCCATCATTAGCATCTGGTTGATGATAATGCAGCAGCTCACTGGAACCAATGCCATAAATTACTATGCGCCGCAAATATTTGACAATCTTGGCATTAAAGGCTCAGCTAATGGTCTTTTTGCTACTGGTGTATACGGTATAGTAAAAGTTTTGGGTTGTGCATGTTTTCTAGTCTTTGTTGCTGACTCACTGGGTCGTCGCCGTTCTCTTCTCTGGACATCAATCGCCCAGGGTCTCACAATGCTCTACATCGGCCTATACGTCCGAATTGCACCTCCGGTCGAAGGAGAGCCCGTCATTCCCGCGGGTTATGTGGCCCTCGTCTGCATTTTCCTGTTTGCTGCCGCTTTTCAGTTCGGATGGGGCCCCGTATGTTGGATTTATGTTTCTGAGATACCTACGACACGCCTACGTAGTTTGAACGTTTCGTTTGCTGCTGCCACACAATGGCTATTCAACTTTGTTGTTGCGCGCGCAGTCCCAAACATGCTGACTACTGTTGGCGCAAATGGTTATGG GACATATATCATTTTCGCATGTTTCTGTTTTTCCATGTTTGTTTTCGTCTGGTTCTTCATCCCAGAAACCAAGG GTCTATCGCTTGAGAAGATGGACGAGCTCTTTGGTATCGCGCAACCGGAACCGAAGGAGAACCCCGATGACAATGCCGTCAAAAAGCCGGAGGAAGTTCATATTGAAAGGGCAGTTTAA